Proteins co-encoded in one Arachis hypogaea cultivar Tifrunner chromosome 13, arahy.Tifrunner.gnm2.J5K5, whole genome shotgun sequence genomic window:
- the LOC140177650 gene encoding uncharacterized protein — MVDASVPFNTVNSAYYQPMIDAIANIGAGYKGPKFGRVRGYLLSKLVEDVKKIIKRYREIWKQTGCTIMADRWTDRCRHSLINFLVYCPKGTIFLKSVDASHASKTAELLFRLFKDVVNFVGPENVVHIVTDNAANYVAAGRLLEAEFPKLYWSLCVAYCINLMLQHIGKLNEVRQFHMLQRLLNTYIIIVIHSYSKEAKAKTFVDQVLDSKFWNQCTNVVKLTEPLVRVLRIVDSEDKAAMGFLYQAFNKAREEMGKKSIALCSLKLEERCYYELFLILICHKCTNVDQLNLEDDQDNDGPSNSAMEDMDANQNEGNVDQAPHLSYEDVDADF, encoded by the exons ATGGTTGATGCTTCTGTGCCATTTAATACAGTTAATTCAGCATATTACCAACCAATGATCGATGCTATTGCAAACATTGGTGCAGGATATAAAGGTCCAAAGTTTGGTAGAGTTCGTGGGTATTTGTTGAGTAAGTTGGTGGAGGATGTGAAAAAGATTATTAAACGGTATCGTGAAATTTGGAAGCAAACTGGATGTACTATCATGGCTGATAGATGGACTGATCGTTGTAGGCACAGTTTAATTAACTTCTTGGTTTATTGTCCTAAAGGAACTATCTTCCTAAAGTCTGTTGATGCTTCTCATGCCTCCAAGACTGCTGAATTATTGTTTAGGCTTTTTAAGGATGTTGTCAACTTTGTCGGTCCTGAAAATGTTGTTCATATAGTGACAGACAATGCTGCAAATTACGTTGCTGCTGGAAGGTTGTTAGAAGCTGAATTTCCTAAGTTGTATTGGTCTCTTTGTGTTGCGTATTGTATTAATTTGATGTTGCAACATATTGGAAAGTTGAATGAAGTGAGACAGTTTCACATGCTTCAAAGAttactaaatacatatataatcatTGTCATCCACT CCTACTCCAAAGAAGCTAAAGCTAAAACATTTGTCGATCAAGTTTTAGACTCTAAGTTTTGGAATCAATGTACAAATGTTGTCAAGCTTACTGAGCCACTTGTTCGTGTGCTTCGTATTGTGGATAGTGAAGATAAAGCTGCAATGGGTTTTCTTTATCAAGCTTTTAATAAAGCTAGAGAAGAGATG GGGAAGAAGAGCATAGCGCTATGCTCACTTAAGCTTGAAGAACG TTGCTATTACGAATTATTCTTGATATTGATTTGTCATAAATGCACAAATGTAGATCAATTAAATTTGGAGGATGACCAAGATAATGATGGACCAAGTAACAGTGCTATGGAAGATATGGATGCAAATCAAAATGAGGGAAATGTTGATCAAGCTCCTCATTTGTCCTATGAAGATGTTGATGCCGACTTTTAG